The genomic segment TCGGCGGGGCCCGCGCCGTCGAGCACCTGCGTCTCGTGGCCTCGGAGCTGCAGCTCGCCACGGTGCGCGCGCAGGTCGCCATCTCACTGATCACGGAGTTCGAGAACTTCTCCGTCTTCACCCCCGGCGACTACCTCGAGCCGCAGGTCGGGGTCATGCTCGACCAGCTGGTGGCGTGGTCGAAGGCTCTGGCGCCGTTGCGCGAACGAGCGGTCGGCACCGACGAGCTCGACGAGCCCGTCGCGGCCTGATCGAGCGTCACCCGGAGGCCGGGCCGGTGGGTCGAGATCGGCTCGCTGGTCCGGCCTCCTAGGCCGGGTCGGGAGGTTCTGGAATCACGCGGAGTCCGGCGGGGGAGTTCGACAGGCGAACGAGTTCTTCGATCCACGCCCGGTTGAGCCGGGGTTCCCGGCCCCCGACGAAGTCGAACTGGAGCGGGATGGCGGGGTGGATCCAGATCGAACTGTGCCCGCTGCCCGTCGCGACGGTGTACTCCCACGAGAACGAGAAGCTCTCCCCGCGGCGCACCTTCGACAGGATCACCGCTTTGAGGTGCGCGAGCACCCGATCGTCGAAGTCGACGGAGATCGACGGTGTTCCGTAGATGAATTTGCCCATGAGCTACTGCCCCAACCCCTCGTCGATCTCGTCCATCAGGCGATTGAAGTCCTCTGCCTCCCGCGAGGCGTCCCCATTCTGCTCGACCGTGCCGCTGATGCCGATCTGGGGCATCTCGGGAACCGGAAAGCGTCTCGCCTCTTCCTCCTCGGTGATGCCACCCACGTCGGCCACGTCGAACTGGCTTGCCTGGCTGAGCAGGAGGGTGTGCACCGACGTCTCGCCGTTCTCCTCGAGCACCGTGATGTCGACCGTGACGCTGTTCTCCGCGTCGGCCACCGTCGTGGTGTAGTCGAGCAGAGCGGCCGTGATGGCGTTGCCCGTCACGATCGAACCGCCGCTGTACGTTATCCGTTTCATAGTCCGACCCTAGCCCCGCAGGTCGACGCCGACATCGTTCGCGGCGACGGGTGGCGGGCGCGGTGCCCTTCTCGCGCACCGGCAACCGTGGTTATCTGGAGAGGCGGAGGAGAGCCCATGCAGCGCATAACGATCACCGTGAGTGACACGCCCCATCCGCTCGCCCAGGATCAGAACATCGATCGCATCGAGGCTGCGGCCCTCGAGGCCGTCCGCGGAGGCGGAGACATCGTGAAGGTCACGCTCTACGGCAATCGCGAACTGGCGATCCTCGTGTCGCCCGGCGTTCCCATCACCTTCGAGGTGGCGGAGGTGCCCGAGGAATCCCGAGACGACGGCGATCTGGACAACCCTTTCGAGCCCGACTCCGCCTTCCTCAACGATTACTTGAGTTAGTGGCCCGGCCTTCGGTTTCGAGTCGGCGCACCCGCACCATCGCCGCGTCTTCGGACGACGAAGAACTACCCATGAACCAGCGCACGATGGCGAGCACCCGGCCCGTGGCCCAGATCACCGGCAGGGGAGAGCGGCGGAGGCCGAGCATCCGCCGGTAGCGAGGTGGCAGCGAGGCGACCGCTCCGGCGAACATCACCCGGTAGGCGGGCATCATGCCCTTCGCGAGCGGCGGGTGCCGGATG from the Herbiconiux aconitum genome contains:
- a CDS encoding DUF7882 family protein, with protein sequence MGKFIYGTPSISVDFDDRVLAHLKAVILSKVRRGESFSFSWEYTVATGSGHSSIWIHPAIPLQFDFVGGREPRLNRAWIEELVRLSNSPAGLRVIPEPPDPA